In the genome of Deinococcus sp. YIM 134068, one region contains:
- a CDS encoding response regulator, whose protein sequence is MAYTILVADDEAAIRTMLDVILSADGYLTVAVPDGRAALEYLQGHTPDAMLLDVSMPHMDGFEICSRVKRIKRLRGVPVLLMTTVDDDHTRDHARLVGADDLLHKPLSGKSLRARLSSLIEARRPRSAGAL, encoded by the coding sequence ATGGCGTACACCATCCTCGTCGCGGACGACGAAGCGGCCATCCGCACCATGCTGGACGTCATCCTGTCGGCGGACGGATACCTCACCGTGGCGGTGCCCGACGGGCGGGCGGCGCTGGAGTACCTGCAGGGCCACACGCCCGACGCGATGCTGCTCGACGTGTCGATGCCCCACATGGACGGCTTCGAAATCTGCTCGCGCGTCAAGCGCATCAAGCGTCTGCGCGGCGTGCCCGTGCTTCTCATGACCACCGTGGACGACGACCACACCCGCGACCACGCCCGGCTCGTCGGCGCGGACGACCTGCTGCACAAGCCCCTGAGCGGCAAAAGCCTGCGCGCCCGGCTGAGCAGCCTGATCGAGGCCCGCCGCCCCCGAAGCGCGGGCGCGCTGTAG